A window of the Streptomyces sp. NBC_00454 genome harbors these coding sequences:
- a CDS encoding SCO0930 family lipoprotein — MGNRLHVATATGSMVAVLMLTAGCGSGGGSLRTVDSVRPAAADKAIGDGYGSGYGSGSGSGADPAAAADPAASAPATSAQAGELAVREVPGIGGVVTDGAGATLYRFDKDTAEPSRSACEGACATTWPPVPAEDAKAAAGIDVSLLGAVERPDGIRQLTLAGWPVYRYAKDTQAGDAKGEGVGGTWHALAPNGKKSIDNKATADKAPEKKGSDLSVTADAKLGKLLVDSQGRTLYRFNKDSAWPMKFGCLDACLNTWKPAAPVDKEKVSDIPAGLVGSVKRPDGTQQLTIDCWPVYLFTGDTAPGQTNGQGKQGLWFAVDDAGKKITAAS, encoded by the coding sequence ATGGGCAACAGGCTTCATGTGGCCACCGCGACGGGATCGATGGTGGCGGTACTCATGCTGACGGCGGGATGCGGAAGCGGCGGGGGATCCCTGCGCACCGTGGATTCCGTACGGCCGGCCGCGGCGGACAAGGCCATCGGTGACGGCTACGGGAGCGGATACGGCTCCGGATCCGGCTCCGGCGCCGACCCGGCGGCCGCGGCCGACCCGGCCGCCTCGGCTCCGGCCACCTCGGCCCAGGCGGGCGAGCTGGCGGTCCGGGAGGTCCCGGGCATCGGCGGCGTGGTCACCGACGGGGCCGGAGCGACCCTCTACCGCTTCGACAAGGACACGGCCGAGCCGTCCCGTTCGGCCTGCGAGGGCGCCTGCGCCACGACCTGGCCGCCCGTCCCGGCGGAAGACGCGAAGGCCGCCGCGGGCATCGACGTGAGCCTCCTCGGCGCGGTCGAACGGCCCGACGGCATCCGGCAGCTCACGCTCGCCGGCTGGCCCGTGTACCGGTACGCGAAGGACACCCAGGCGGGCGACGCGAAGGGCGAAGGGGTGGGCGGCACTTGGCACGCACTGGCCCCGAACGGCAAGAAGTCCATCGACAACAAGGCGACCGCCGACAAGGCCCCGGAAAAGAAGGGGTCCGACCTCTCCGTGACCGCCGATGCGAAACTCGGAAAGCTTCTGGTCGATTCCCAGGGACGCACCCTTTACCGGTTCAACAAGGACAGTGCCTGGCCGATGAAATTCGGCTGCCTCGACGCCTGCCTGAACACCTGGAAACCCGCCGCACCCGTGGACAAGGAGAAGGTCTCCGATATCCCCGCCGGACTCGTCGGATCCGTCAAACGCCCGGACGGAACACAGCAATTGACGATCGACTGCTGGCCCGTCTACCTGTTCACGGGCGATACCGCGCCCGGCCAGACCAACGGCCAGGGCAAGCAGGGGCTCTGGTTCGCGGTCGACGACGCGGGCAAGAAGATCACGGCGGCATCCTGA
- a CDS encoding DUF4436 family protein, which produces MLPVLLLIAVLVLVAVSVGSWLQFAERQVIDTVHTVGSTAHDRVDVEATVQKVDAAARELVLRVRVTPRGTLGEENGTAPVADLSLQTSQATLSDLTFKAHERITTKDLQVAVTDGSISDYPFDSYETDMGFWALQGGKEVPVRLLFSNNDTLFSVSATPGASRQEAVVGVKLVRSGSLLVFAAFMMIVMWALAASVLLGAWYLTTRRQGLVWPALSWMAATLFALSAFRNTAPGTPPIGCVLDWFAFLWAETIIALCLIAVVVAGVRTALQADDTHPV; this is translated from the coding sequence ATGCTGCCCGTCCTGCTCCTCATCGCGGTCCTGGTCCTGGTCGCGGTGTCCGTGGGGTCGTGGCTGCAGTTCGCCGAACGACAGGTGATCGACACGGTCCACACGGTCGGATCCACGGCTCACGACCGGGTGGACGTGGAGGCCACCGTCCAAAAAGTCGACGCTGCGGCCAGAGAGCTGGTCCTCCGGGTCCGGGTCACCCCGCGCGGGACCCTCGGCGAGGAGAACGGGACCGCCCCGGTGGCCGACCTCAGCCTCCAGACCTCCCAGGCGACCCTCAGCGACCTGACGTTCAAGGCTCACGAGCGGATCACGACCAAGGACCTGCAGGTCGCGGTCACCGATGGATCGATCAGCGACTACCCGTTCGACTCCTACGAGACCGACATGGGGTTCTGGGCACTACAGGGCGGCAAGGAAGTGCCGGTGCGGCTGCTGTTCTCCAACAACGACACGCTCTTCTCGGTATCCGCGACGCCCGGAGCCTCCCGGCAAGAGGCCGTCGTGGGGGTGAAGTTGGTCCGATCGGGCAGCCTGCTCGTCTTCGCCGCCTTCATGATGATCGTGATGTGGGCACTGGCGGCGTCCGTACTCCTGGGGGCCTGGTACCTGACAACTCGCCGGCAGGGCCTGGTCTGGCCCGCCCTCTCGTGGATGGCAGCCACGCTCTTCGCCCTGTCGGCGTTCCGCAACACCGCTCCCGGTACGCCCCCGATCGGCTGCGTGCTGGACTGGTTCGCCTTCCTGTGGGCCGAGACCATCATCGCCCTCTGCCTGATCGCCGTAGTCGTCGCCGGTGTCCGCACCGCCCTCCAGGCGGACGACACCCACCCGGTCTAG
- a CDS encoding SIS domain-containing protein — translation MSTPPGSAYTPRSSHTSHSSHTSREIASQPDCWRRAAASAGDHRGVLPRPGERVAVIGCGTSWFMALAYAELRERAGLGRLFRILSDPAMEYRHGPISIAGPGRGTWVFGPAPYGLAADVARTGVAYLAESGGAAGDLDPVSDLVRAQRLAVHFAAARGLDPDRPRALSRSVVPAGEHG, via the coding sequence ATGTCCACTCCCCCGGGCTCCGCGTACACCCCCCGCTCCTCCCATACCTCCCACTCCTCCCACACCTCACGCGAGATCGCCTCCCAACCGGACTGCTGGCGCAGGGCAGCTGCCTCGGCCGGCGACCACCGGGGCGTCCTGCCGCGGCCCGGTGAGCGCGTGGCCGTCATCGGCTGCGGAACGTCCTGGTTCATGGCCCTGGCCTACGCCGAACTGCGCGAGCGGGCCGGCCTAGGTCGTCTCTTTCGGATCTTGTCGGACCCGGCGATGGAGTACCGCCACGGACCCATCAGCATCGCGGGCCCCGGCCGCGGCACCTGGGTCTTCGGCCCCGCACCGTACGGCCTCGCCGCCGATGTCGCCCGTACCGGCGTCGCCTACCTCGCCGAATCCGGCGGTGCGGCGGGCGATCTGGACCCGGTGTCCGACCTCGTACGGGCTCAGCGTCTGGCCGTCCACTTCGCCGCCGCACGGGGGCTGGACCCGGACCGGCCCCGAGCCCTGAGCCGCTCCGTGGTGCCGGCCGGCGAGCATGGCTGA
- a CDS encoding LacI family DNA-binding transcriptional regulator → MARSGDTDGGARPPGMLDVARVAGVSAQTVSRALAGHPNVQEKTRAKVLAAVDQLGYRRNNAARMLSSGRSRTIGVVTLQTSFYSRAAVTSGIEKAAHEAGYAVSAATTASLDTSAIENALSRLADQGVEGIILSVPLIHTSGRIEQLTRSTPTVTIDGSRTDATEVLAIDQVQAARIATRHLLDLGHDTVWHIAGPAEWLESAHRREGWRSALEGAGRAVPPPLEGDWSPASGYRNGLVLARIPDVTAIFVASDEMAFGVIRALHEVGRRVPDEISVVGFDDIELAEYCSPSLTTIAQPFQHMGALAVTHLLRQIDAPGAVPEPRSVEPRLVVRASTAAAPGRLSWDS, encoded by the coding sequence ATGGCGAGGAGCGGTGACACCGACGGCGGAGCGCGCCCCCCGGGCATGCTGGACGTCGCCCGGGTGGCCGGCGTGTCCGCGCAGACCGTCTCGCGCGCGCTGGCCGGGCACCCCAACGTGCAGGAGAAGACGCGCGCGAAGGTCCTGGCCGCGGTCGACCAGCTCGGCTACCGCCGCAACAACGCCGCCCGGATGCTGTCTTCGGGCCGGAGCCGGACCATCGGCGTCGTGACCCTCCAGACGAGCTTCTACTCCCGGGCCGCCGTCACCTCCGGCATCGAGAAGGCCGCGCACGAGGCCGGGTACGCCGTCAGTGCCGCCACCACCGCCTCGCTGGACACCTCCGCCATCGAGAACGCGCTCTCCCGGCTCGCCGACCAGGGCGTCGAAGGGATCATCCTCTCGGTCCCCCTCATCCACACCAGTGGCAGGATCGAGCAGCTCACCCGGTCCACCCCCACCGTCACCATCGACGGCTCGCGCACCGACGCGACCGAGGTCCTGGCCATCGACCAGGTCCAGGCCGCCCGCATCGCCACCCGGCACCTGCTCGACCTCGGACACGACACGGTGTGGCACATCGCCGGCCCGGCGGAGTGGCTCGAATCGGCACACCGCCGCGAAGGCTGGCGATCCGCCCTGGAAGGCGCGGGCCGTGCCGTCCCGCCGCCGCTGGAAGGGGACTGGTCGCCCGCCTCCGGCTATCGCAACGGCCTGGTGCTCGCGCGGATCCCGGACGTCACCGCCATCTTCGTCGCGAGCGACGAGATGGCCTTCGGGGTGATCAGGGCCCTGCACGAGGTGGGGCGGCGCGTGCCGGACGAGATCTCGGTCGTCGGATTCGACGACATCGAGCTCGCTGAGTACTGCTCGCCCTCCCTCACCACCATCGCCCAGCCGTTCCAGCACATGGGCGCCCTCGCGGTGACCCATCTGCTCCGCCAGATCGATGCCCCCGGCGCCGTCCCCGAGCCGCGCTCGGTCGAACCGCGCCTCGTCGTCCGTGCCAGCACGGCGGCCGCCCCCGGTCGTCTGTCCTGGGACAGCTGA
- a CDS encoding RICIN domain-containing protein, with amino-acid sequence MIAPRSRLVRALTAAALLISGGSTLLMPTASAASAADAAPAYTVTVGAKGSWTNPDDTPAGPYVDKDGTFYFQQAHALYGANDPRKWTFFTGTNLDTATRSAAISDAVNPANSNDRNNDTSWRCDNSPTGLESTSAPAGSSYAHRNYCDLAGVWVDPDTGDWYGLVHNEFTPQPFGDGLHFDAIDYAVSKDQGRTWTIKDHVITSHYSTKRNDTAAFPQQTFDYGTGDQRLFVDTASGYFYAFYGSRIVNKGGSWAAFYGHVARAPISAKLAPGSWQKWYGGAWSEPGLGGRESNMVPVDSASTTGYTPPSKEYDPANSGSVSQQIAAGLMPATSPLFVMDITYNAHLGLYIGEPQAVDQSGKASQEIYATADLTTQKWFRLGDTGNYKNASWYRWFLDSGNKTSSTIVGKNFRSYCSFGCSGGSSSEYVNLAIDTTEPAAPVDTSKAYRISSADGRVLAQVSGSSATTSGAAATGSGLESWTFASNGDGSYRIANSSSGQLLGVGATSTATRAWGTKPTVTAAGTGGPTVGQQWFVIRGTSPADGTSTGTYKIVNRYSGLVIGLSADSTRPSETTPTRSWTNTTGNTVGGTRSAAEQTLALTPIAQAPETVTVTNPGNQAGAPNKAVSLQLTATDSVGKPLTFTATGLPAGLGISAGGLITGTPTTAGTSTVTVTAASGTATGTATFTWAVTASLNGVHTLTAGGKALDNPGHSTTAGTQLITWTPNGGANQSWAFTQQADGTYQLKNTESGLCADVDGGSTSAGAKIIQWTCGNGANQHWTITRLANGAHTVASASSGLLLTTASSGNGALVTQQPDTGSALQQWTIG; translated from the coding sequence GTGATCGCTCCTCGAAGCAGACTGGTCCGCGCACTCACCGCCGCCGCTCTGCTCATATCCGGCGGCAGCACGCTGCTGATGCCCACGGCATCCGCGGCGTCGGCCGCCGACGCCGCCCCCGCCTACACCGTCACCGTCGGTGCCAAGGGCTCCTGGACGAACCCCGACGACACCCCCGCCGGTCCTTATGTCGACAAGGACGGCACCTTCTACTTCCAGCAGGCCCACGCGCTCTACGGCGCCAACGACCCCCGCAAGTGGACGTTCTTCACCGGGACGAACCTCGACACCGCCACCCGGTCCGCCGCCATCAGCGACGCGGTCAACCCGGCCAACTCCAACGACCGCAACAACGACACCAGTTGGCGCTGCGACAACAGCCCGACCGGCCTCGAATCGACTTCCGCCCCGGCCGGGTCGAGCTACGCGCACCGCAACTACTGCGACCTGGCCGGTGTCTGGGTCGACCCGGACACCGGCGACTGGTACGGGCTGGTGCACAACGAGTTCACCCCGCAGCCCTTCGGCGACGGCCTGCACTTCGACGCCATCGACTACGCAGTCTCCAAGGACCAGGGCCGCACGTGGACCATCAAGGACCACGTCATCACCTCGCACTACAGCACCAAGCGCAACGACACGGCCGCCTTCCCGCAGCAGACCTTCGACTACGGCACCGGTGACCAGCGGCTGTTCGTGGACACGGCATCCGGCTACTTCTACGCCTTCTACGGCTCCCGGATCGTGAACAAGGGCGGCAGCTGGGCCGCGTTCTACGGGCACGTCGCCCGCGCTCCGATCTCGGCGAAGCTGGCGCCCGGCTCCTGGCAGAAGTGGTACGGCGGCGCCTGGTCCGAGCCCGGCCTCGGCGGCCGCGAGAGCAACATGGTCCCCGTGGACTCCGCCAGCACGACCGGATACACCCCGCCGTCCAAGGAGTACGACCCGGCCAACAGCGGCTCCGTAAGCCAGCAGATCGCCGCCGGCCTGATGCCCGCGACGTCCCCGCTGTTCGTCATGGACATCACCTACAACGCCCACCTCGGCCTGTACATCGGCGAGCCCCAGGCGGTCGACCAGAGCGGCAAGGCCTCCCAGGAGATCTACGCCACCGCCGACCTGACCACCCAGAAGTGGTTCCGCCTCGGCGACACGGGCAACTACAAGAACGCCTCCTGGTACCGCTGGTTCCTCGACAGCGGCAACAAGACCAGTTCCACGATCGTCGGGAAGAACTTCCGCTCCTACTGCTCCTTCGGCTGCTCCGGCGGATCCAGCAGCGAGTACGTCAACCTCGCGATCGACACGACCGAGCCCGCCGCTCCGGTCGACACCTCCAAGGCCTACCGGATCAGCAGCGCCGACGGCCGGGTCCTGGCTCAGGTCTCCGGCAGCTCTGCCACCACCTCGGGCGCCGCCGCCACCGGCTCCGGCCTCGAGTCGTGGACCTTCGCCTCGAACGGCGACGGTTCGTACCGCATCGCCAACTCCAGCAGCGGTCAGCTCCTGGGAGTGGGCGCCACCTCCACGGCCACCCGCGCCTGGGGCACCAAGCCCACCGTCACCGCGGCCGGAACCGGCGGGCCCACCGTCGGCCAGCAGTGGTTCGTCATCCGCGGCACCTCGCCCGCCGACGGCACCTCCACCGGCACGTACAAGATCGTCAACCGGTACAGCGGCCTCGTCATCGGCCTCTCCGCGGACTCCACCCGGCCCTCCGAGACCACGCCCACCCGCAGCTGGACCAACACCACCGGCAACACGGTCGGCGGCACCCGCTCGGCCGCCGAGCAGACCCTGGCACTGACCCCGATCGCCCAGGCACCGGAGACGGTGACGGTCACCAACCCGGGCAACCAGGCCGGCGCCCCGAACAAGGCCGTCTCCCTCCAGCTCACGGCGACCGACTCCGTCGGCAAGCCCCTGACCTTCACGGCGACCGGCCTGCCTGCCGGATTGGGCATCAGCGCCGGCGGCCTGATCACCGGCACCCCCACCACCGCCGGAACCTCGACCGTGACGGTCACCGCCGCGTCCGGCACCGCCACCGGCACGGCCACCTTCACCTGGGCGGTCACGGCCTCCCTCAATGGGGTCCACACCCTGACCGCCGGGGGCAAGGCACTCGACAACCCCGGCCACAGCACCACCGCCGGCACCCAGCTCATCACCTGGACACCCAACGGCGGCGCCAACCAGAGCTGGGCCTTCACCCAGCAGGCCGACGGCACGTACCAGCTGAAGAACACCGAGTCCGGCCTGTGCGCCGACGTAGACGGAGGCTCCACCAGCGCCGGCGCGAAGATCATCCAGTGGACCTGCGGCAACGGCGCCAACCAGCACTGGACCATCACGCGACTGGCCAACGGCGCCCACACCGTCGCCTCCGCGTCGAGCGGACTGCTCCTGACCACCGCGTCCTCCGGCAACGGCGCACTGGTCACCCAGCAGCCCGACACCGGCAGCGCGCTCCAGCAGTGGACCATCGGCTGA
- a CDS encoding alpha/beta fold hydrolase: protein MAEQSFHIGVPLAGIAMAFLAALGQTPASAAPPATATATATATATATASRFVPGACPEPPEPIEALATARCGVLEVPENRARPGGRTIKLAVAVIPPVSAKPAPDPVVFMSGGPGGETFDDIPFLVSSGLNRDRELIVMAQRGNLYDEPNLACPELDRFYARSVGLPSYAPQTEKLMLDAVKQCRDRLTADGTNLSAYNSTENAADFADLRTALGFRQWNVYGHSYGSNLALTYLRLHPQGIRAVALDSAAPAPYVSLPFAWANAREGLDNLYKACAAEPRCKSRYPDLERTLNEQVQKLEAHPLTLNVRPPQGGDPVKVVLDGGALVNLLVAKAIPFADVPAAIDELGRGNPERFAEARAAGSVQVDGQTAHGLTQSVVCSEWVPDHSTSDVLKAGREAFPEWPRSVQAQAPQLPFQDAICRLWNIPDRTAAVRVPTVSPVPVLFINGTFDMKTGASWAPKTARTLSRSTTVQVPGIGHWVVPQSPCAQKVLASFLSDPTAPDTGCVAGLRWEPFTITPK from the coding sequence ATGGCTGAGCAGAGCTTCCACATCGGGGTACCGCTTGCGGGGATCGCCATGGCCTTCCTGGCAGCCCTCGGTCAGACCCCGGCGAGCGCCGCGCCACCGGCCACCGCCACCGCCACCGCCACCGCCACCGCCACCGCCACCGCGTCGCGGTTCGTGCCGGGTGCCTGCCCCGAGCCACCGGAACCGATCGAGGCGCTGGCCACCGCCCGGTGCGGCGTCCTGGAAGTCCCCGAGAACCGTGCCCGCCCCGGGGGCCGGACCATCAAGCTGGCCGTGGCGGTCATCCCGCCCGTCTCGGCGAAGCCCGCCCCGGACCCCGTGGTGTTCATGTCGGGCGGCCCCGGCGGCGAGACGTTCGACGACATCCCGTTCCTGGTCTCCTCCGGTCTGAACCGGGATCGCGAACTGATCGTCATGGCCCAGCGCGGCAATCTCTACGACGAGCCCAACCTCGCCTGCCCGGAGCTGGACCGCTTCTACGCCCGGTCCGTGGGACTCCCCTCCTACGCTCCGCAGACGGAAAAGCTCATGCTCGACGCGGTGAAGCAGTGCCGGGATCGCCTGACGGCCGACGGGACCAACTTGAGCGCCTACAACAGCACCGAGAACGCCGCCGACTTCGCCGACCTGCGCACCGCACTGGGCTTCAGGCAGTGGAACGTCTACGGCCACTCCTACGGCAGCAACCTGGCCCTGACCTACCTGCGCCTGCACCCCCAGGGCATCCGTGCGGTGGCGCTCGACTCGGCTGCCCCCGCACCGTACGTCTCCCTGCCGTTCGCCTGGGCCAACGCCCGGGAGGGACTCGACAACCTCTACAAGGCCTGCGCGGCCGAGCCCCGCTGCAAGAGCCGGTACCCGGATCTCGAGCGCACCCTCAACGAGCAGGTGCAGAAGCTCGAGGCGCACCCACTGACGCTGAACGTCCGGCCGCCGCAGGGCGGAGACCCGGTGAAGGTCGTCCTCGACGGCGGCGCACTGGTGAATCTGCTGGTCGCCAAGGCGATCCCGTTCGCCGACGTCCCGGCCGCGATCGACGAACTCGGCCGCGGGAACCCCGAGCGCTTCGCCGAGGCCCGCGCCGCCGGCTCGGTCCAGGTGGACGGGCAGACCGCCCACGGTCTGACGCAGTCGGTGGTGTGCAGCGAATGGGTGCCGGACCACTCGACGTCCGACGTGCTGAAGGCGGGGCGCGAAGCATTCCCCGAATGGCCCCGGTCGGTCCAGGCGCAGGCACCTCAACTGCCCTTCCAGGACGCGATTTGCCGTCTCTGGAACATCCCGGACCGCACCGCCGCCGTGCGGGTGCCCACCGTCAGCCCGGTGCCGGTCCTCTTCATCAACGGGACGTTCGACATGAAGACCGGAGCCAGCTGGGCGCCCAAGACGGCCCGTACGCTGTCCCGTTCGACCACCGTGCAGGTGCCCGGGATCGGGCACTGGGTGGTCCCGCAATCGCCCTGCGCCCAGAAGGTGCTGGCGTCCTTCCTCAGCGATCCGACCGCGCCCGACACCGGCTGCGTGGCGGGGCTGAGGTGGGAACCGTTCACGATCACCCCGAAGTGA
- a CDS encoding beta-galactosidase, with product MTPSALTAESAGTTRAARVAPALVAPALVAPAPVTRALVTQPVLSWADGAFLRHGRPHRILSGSLHYFRVHPEQWADRLQRVAALGLNTVDTYVPWNFHERRRGDIRFDGWRDLPRFLRTAEETGLDVIVRPGPYICAEWDNGGLPAWLTGRPGMRPRSSHREYLDEVGRWFDVLIPLVADHQAAQDGPVVAVQIENEYGSYGDDRTYMRWLRDALAARGISELLFTADGPTPLMLDGGSLPGELAAATFGSRPDQAAELLRSRRAGEPFLCAEFWNGWFDHWGESHHVRSSTSAAEDVEGILARGGSLSLYMAHGGTNFGLWAGANHDGTALQPTVTSYDSDAPVAEHGALTPKFHALRERLAPHSTRPVPEPPEDPPLLEPATLSVHHGSALVDALRSVSTPVHAANPLSFEELGQASGLVLYTAHPVVPPGPHEVTVTGLHDRAQVFVDGTLVTVLDRPTASFGVTGTGAAIRLELLVENQGRINYGPLLGQGKGILGGVRVERRLVHGWSMHPLPLDEWTAEDLARAGAAAGAADSRGIATAHLHVEEPADTFLRLPGFGKGFVWVNDTLLGRYWEVGPQTTLYVPRPLLRTGDNLLTILELDRFGHRVDLVDTPALGTCEEYVETFD from the coding sequence ATGACCCCTTCCGCCCTCACCGCCGAGTCCGCCGGCACCACGCGCGCCGCCCGGGTCGCCCCCGCCCTGGTAGCCCCCGCCCTGGTAGCCCCTGCTCCGGTCACCCGCGCTCTGGTCACGCAGCCCGTGCTGAGCTGGGCCGACGGCGCCTTCCTGCGCCACGGCCGGCCCCACCGGATCCTGTCCGGCTCCCTGCACTACTTCCGCGTGCACCCGGAGCAGTGGGCCGACCGCCTCCAGCGGGTCGCCGCACTCGGCCTGAACACCGTGGACACCTACGTGCCGTGGAACTTCCACGAGCGCAGACGCGGCGACATCCGCTTCGACGGCTGGCGCGACCTGCCGCGCTTCCTGCGGACCGCCGAGGAGACCGGCCTGGACGTCATCGTCCGCCCGGGCCCGTACATCTGCGCCGAATGGGACAACGGCGGTCTGCCCGCCTGGCTGACCGGACGGCCCGGCATGCGGCCCAGGAGCAGCCACCGCGAGTACCTCGACGAGGTCGGGCGCTGGTTCGACGTACTGATCCCGCTCGTCGCCGACCACCAGGCGGCGCAGGACGGTCCGGTCGTGGCCGTGCAGATCGAGAACGAGTACGGCAGCTACGGCGACGACCGCACCTACATGCGCTGGCTGCGCGACGCCCTGGCGGCGCGCGGAATCTCCGAGCTGCTCTTCACCGCGGACGGGCCCACGCCGCTGATGCTCGACGGCGGCAGCCTTCCCGGCGAACTGGCGGCCGCCACCTTCGGCTCGCGCCCCGACCAGGCCGCGGAGCTGCTGCGCTCGCGCCGCGCCGGGGAGCCCTTCCTCTGCGCCGAGTTCTGGAACGGCTGGTTCGACCACTGGGGCGAGAGCCACCACGTCCGGTCCTCTACGAGCGCTGCCGAGGACGTCGAGGGCATCCTGGCCCGAGGCGGTTCGCTGAGCCTGTACATGGCACACGGCGGCACCAACTTCGGTCTGTGGGCCGGCGCCAACCACGACGGCACGGCCCTCCAGCCGACCGTCACCAGCTACGACTCCGACGCCCCCGTGGCCGAACACGGCGCGCTCACCCCCAAGTTCCACGCACTGCGCGAACGGCTCGCCCCCCACAGCACCCGGCCCGTCCCCGAGCCGCCGGAGGATCCGCCCCTGCTGGAGCCCGCCACCCTCTCCGTGCACCACGGATCCGCGCTGGTGGATGCCCTGAGGTCGGTGTCCACGCCCGTGCACGCCGCCAACCCGCTGAGCTTCGAGGAACTCGGCCAGGCCTCCGGCCTCGTGCTCTACACCGCGCACCCGGTCGTCCCGCCCGGTCCCCACGAGGTGACGGTCACCGGCCTCCACGACCGCGCACAGGTCTTCGTCGACGGCACCCTCGTCACCGTCCTGGACCGGCCGACGGCTTCCTTCGGCGTCACCGGCACGGGCGCGGCGATCCGGCTCGAGCTGCTGGTGGAGAACCAGGGACGCATCAACTACGGCCCGCTGCTCGGACAGGGCAAGGGCATCCTGGGCGGGGTTCGCGTGGAGCGGCGACTCGTCCACGGGTGGTCCATGCACCCGCTGCCGCTGGACGAATGGACCGCCGAGGACCTCGCCCGCGCCGGTGCGGCCGCCGGGGCCGCCGACAGCCGGGGCATCGCCACGGCACATCTGCACGTCGAGGAACCCGCCGACACCTTCCTGAGACTGCCCGGCTTCGGCAAGGGATTCGTATGGGTCAACGACACCCTGCTCGGCCGCTACTGGGAGGTGGGCCCGCAGACGACCCTGTACGTTCCCCGTCCGCTGCTGCGCACCGGGGACAACCTCCTGACGATCCTCGAACTCGACCGGTTCGGCCACCGCGTCGACCTCGTGGACACTCCTGCCCTCGGGACCTGCGAGGAGTACGTGGAGACGTTCGACTGA
- a CDS encoding ketose-bisphosphate aldolase codes for MPLTATDDIIGPAYARNRGVGAFNVVQLEHAEAIVDGAHRANLPVILQISENTVRYHGSLAPIGRAALALAEQATVPVAVHLDHAESPELVHEAVRLGFTSVMFDASKLPYGQNVAATRAITEYGHRAEVMVEAELGEVGGKDGAHAPGVRTHPQEAREFASATAVDCLAVAVGSSHAMATRDAVLDFELIARLRGATGVPLVLHGSSGVSDGDLAKAVAAGMTKVNISTHLNGIFSATVRRELHRQPGVSDSRKYLGPAREEVAAEVARLLGVLAGA; via the coding sequence ATGCCCCTGACCGCCACCGACGACATCATCGGCCCCGCGTACGCCCGGAACCGGGGCGTCGGGGCGTTCAACGTCGTCCAGCTCGAACACGCCGAAGCCATCGTGGACGGAGCGCACCGGGCGAACCTGCCCGTGATCCTCCAGATCAGCGAGAACACCGTCCGCTACCACGGCTCCCTCGCGCCGATCGGCCGCGCCGCGCTGGCCCTGGCCGAGCAGGCGACGGTGCCGGTGGCCGTCCATCTGGACCACGCCGAGTCGCCGGAGCTGGTGCACGAGGCCGTCCGGCTCGGTTTCACCTCGGTGATGTTCGATGCCTCCAAGCTGCCGTACGGGCAGAACGTCGCGGCCACCCGGGCGATCACCGAGTACGGGCACCGGGCCGAGGTGATGGTCGAGGCCGAGCTGGGCGAGGTGGGCGGCAAGGACGGCGCGCACGCGCCGGGTGTGCGCACCCACCCGCAGGAGGCCCGGGAGTTCGCCTCGGCGACCGCGGTGGACTGCCTGGCCGTGGCGGTCGGCAGCTCCCACGCGATGGCCACCCGCGACGCCGTACTGGACTTCGAGCTGATCGCGCGCCTGCGCGGCGCCACCGGTGTGCCCCTGGTCCTCCACGGTTCGTCGGGCGTCTCGGACGGGGACCTCGCCAAGGCCGTGGCGGCGGGGATGACGAAGGTCAACATCTCCACCCACCTCAACGGCATCTTCTCCGCGACCGTCCGGCGGGAACTCCACCGCCAGCCCGGGGTCAGCGACTCCCGCAAGTACCTCGGCCCGGCCCGTGAGGAGGTCGCGGCCGAAGTCGCGCGCCTCCTGGGCGTCCTGGCGGGCGCCTGA